One Faecalispora anaeroviscerum genomic window carries:
- a CDS encoding minor capsid protein, translated as MLTLGQLRDWIKAQIPELRDCIAVGSIDGNKEKFVGVYPLKLSSNAQRICLGGVEQTGYQERGASVLVHWTKSVDEAEQKAMEIYRLFYGSSRVVIGESLAVEIDPGPGPISVRKDEHGISEFVIQLKIIYERI; from the coding sequence ATGTTGACCTTAGGGCAACTGCGGGACTGGATCAAAGCACAGATACCGGAATTACGCGATTGTATCGCGGTGGGCTCCATTGATGGAAACAAGGAAAAGTTTGTGGGTGTCTATCCCCTCAAACTCTCCAGCAACGCGCAGCGCATCTGCCTGGGTGGCGTGGAACAGACCGGATACCAGGAGCGCGGCGCGTCGGTCCTGGTCCACTGGACGAAAAGTGTCGATGAGGCGGAACAAAAGGCAATGGAAATCTATCGCCTGTTTTATGGGTCGTCTCGTGTCGTCATAGGAGAAAGTCTCGCTGTTGAGATTGACCCAGGCCCCGGTCCCATTTCGGTCAGAAAAGATGAGCACGGAATCAGCGAGTTTGTTATACAACTAAAAATTATTTACGAAAGGATATGA
- a CDS encoding Gp15 family bacteriophage protein has translation MQASNQWYDVDHDCVLIEQSIAKQYGVLPSEQENLKYSDWAKMVSGLMDDTPLGRVVGVRSETDQAIIRQFTPDQRAIRQDWERVRAKRILQLPEQELRQQFAQLEQAMAAMFTPKGR, from the coding sequence GTGCAGGCCAGCAATCAGTGGTATGACGTCGATCACGACTGTGTGCTGATTGAGCAGAGCATTGCCAAGCAGTACGGCGTGCTGCCTTCTGAACAGGAAAACCTGAAATATTCCGACTGGGCCAAAATGGTATCCGGCTTGATGGATGATACGCCGCTCGGCCGCGTTGTGGGCGTCAGATCGGAAACTGACCAGGCGATCATCCGCCAGTTTACACCCGATCAGCGCGCTATACGGCAGGATTGGGAACGCGTGAGGGCAAAGCGGATATTGCAGCTGCCGGAACAGGAACTGCGACAGCAATTCGCCCAGTTGGAACAGGCGATGGCAGCAATGTTCACGCCGAAGGGACGGTGA
- a CDS encoding phage tail tube protein, with the protein MDGVFPVFENKFKVGTKGESSTESDMSAVMEMETFSVKMDGKVEEWTPMDAEGWTKRLMTGKGFTITLSGKRYNGDPGNDYVAGLAWKSGRDCSSKFVWEFPSGGKLEFSCVINVTAPGGGDSTNVDKLEFDVMSHGKPVYTPPASSGGS; encoded by the coding sequence ATGGACGGTGTTTTCCCGGTATTTGAAAACAAGTTCAAGGTTGGTACAAAAGGCGAATCCAGTACAGAATCCGACATGTCTGCAGTGATGGAAATGGAAACCTTTTCTGTCAAGATGGACGGCAAAGTCGAGGAATGGACGCCGATGGATGCCGAGGGCTGGACGAAACGCCTTATGACCGGTAAAGGATTTACCATCACGCTTTCCGGCAAACGATATAACGGCGATCCCGGCAATGATTATGTTGCCGGTCTGGCATGGAAATCCGGCCGAGATTGCAGCAGCAAATTTGTTTGGGAGTTCCCGAGTGGCGGCAAGCTGGAATTTAGCTGCGTCATCAATGTTACCGCCCCAGGTGGTGGTGACAGCACCAATGTGGACAAGCTGGAATTTGATGTTATGAGCCACGGCAAACCTGTTTATACCCCGCCTGCTTCTTCAGGCGGTTCATAA